The DNA sequence gggggggacagaagaggcagaaacctgggaggtgacagaagagggagaaacttgggaggggacgggggtggaaggcatagtacgaggaggagggtgaatctccacacttgtaatagagccagagagaggggaagaactaggtacagagactggaaaggtaaagtgtggaggtggaagaagggaaggaaggggcaaagaagatttgagcaatgtggattttttggacttctgagtagaggggcgattggtattaggtgtcgtacgaggtcttgtcgatactggggcttgtgaggaaggacgcgaagatgtgagaacagactgagttgtagtcgggacgtcagagccaaggacagcaaaaggattagatgccgtagtggctatgggaggggtaacaacagaggaggctgcagaagatgggaccccagaagtggggggacgtttggaaacacgagaataagaaacacggggtagtctcccttggaggcggagatgagtaactgccatagcataagggagaccttctgcctctttgaggcaacggatttcacgttcatttaagtagacctggcaacggcgggagtacgaagggtgagcttcattacaattaaggcaagatggaggttgactgcaagatgtattagaatggtcgtcggcaccacagactgggcattcggccatagatctgcaatatttcgctgggtgaccaaaacgccagcaatttctacattgttgcggtgtaggtatcacctttcgaacttgtaaccgatgtcccgcgacatatacagaggacgggagttctcggctgtcaaaagttaaacgagccacattgcaagggtaacgtctccgcccccgggcaggaaggacataagtgtctactttgaggattgggagatcctggagttccagctgttcaaaaatgtcattgccacatgactggaaattctgttggactatggtatggggcagaatgacagtaccactacaagaattgagagaaagatgtttttcaatagtgataggagtagtatcgatattcgaaaggagagaaagatcatgagcttgggtagcattctggacagtgacgatgcgcgtaccgctcttgagagcgtgaaatgaaatatctctgccaacatgacgcaggagcgctttggcaatactatggtcagaaaggtaggcagaagaagaagttggtcttaaagtaaagaatttagtccattgtgtggtccgaaactgagcgtggagagggagtgcttgacgtgtcggtcgtttccgagtagaatgggaaggtaacgacggagcatcatcaggagattgacgttggcgtttaggagtaggaccggagttggtccggcatgaaatgggtgggcgattcgaaaattgccgtaccgtagagggagaagccggaagcatagtcaaaggagagcggagttcagacaaatcgaaggagtcagtcgaagccccggtacctgaagcgggtgaggaaacagcaccagcaagaggtacaggggcatcaggagtgtccgaagagtggtctaaacacaaggcagggtcagaatggggtgcggtatcaagaaggggcccgggggtagtggtttcatggactagggctgccatggttaggttactcctttgctttttgtttttaagaaaaaaaaagaaagaagaaaagaaaataaaaacaaaaaaaagaataaaaaaaggggggagcggggaggaatagttcccaggaggaatgaaagggccggaaatctccctccgcgcccaagaggactcgacaccgctagtagcgcagatgcagcatggaacccgtgccataccctacccttcatgccagtaaaccagcaatccgggatagcaacctcacatctgccgagctacctcggtggacaaaagagagggcggccggatatccgccacaaagcatacctccttcagccaccacccccggaatccgaaaggtggcttccagagatacacccgtcgcccaaaagacacccaacgCTACTCCGGGAGACCGGAGAgcgatcgggacatccctaggcaatccagagtccacggcaaactacgccaccgccaagaacactcaacggaatgggatcgaccccggtgtcctttcccctacctaggaactagcgcgcctgtgggagaaatcacgaaggctaaaaagaggaagggcaaaagggaggggtgaggaggaggaggaggaatggaaaaaggggaggatggggaggatgggataggggaggggagaatggggggtaattaggttcggtctgaggaagaagaccgacagggctaattcctcagaccaagagcctcttcaccacgccaaggagccccccttgaagagggcccTCCCTTATGACACCACTGGAGTtgatgctataactcggtgggatgctgagcctatgctccATTATAGTGATCTTCATAAATTTTATAATGCACCTTTCTATATAGAAGTTGATATTGCTCAAACGTATCACCAAGTCATAATGGATCCCTCCTCTAACACATACACTGATTTTCCTATGCATCAAGAAATGATGTAGTATAGAGCTGTATGTTCTTTTGTCTGGTGACAACCTGTGCTACCtcatgagactgatgagaaaggttttGGGTAATTTGCCTAATGTTTCAGTTAATTCTGACAACTACATAATGACATCCACATGGGATAAGCATATCCAGACATTAACATTAGTCTAACTTATGTTATACTctcatggcctcactgccaagctgaAGACATGCCTCTTTGGTTTTAATCAAATTAGATATCTATGTTTCATTCTCTCTAGTACTATCAAAACTTTGTTAGACTTTAAGTTCCCCAGAGCCAAGAAACTCATGCATAGATTTCTTAGCTCCTTGAATTTCTGTGCAAAATTCATTCCCAATATTACAGACCTTACAGGAATATTATCTGACTACCTTGTAAAATCTGGAGCTTCCTGACGAAGCTCAGGAAAATTTTAACTCAATAAAgaacatttttttttccaaagttcCCATACTTAAGATTCCAGTTATCAGTAAACCATTTtctttgagaactgatgcctccaataccaaTGTAGGAGCAGTGTTATTAATGCATCATgaaggtactcccttccctgtatgcttcctgagCTGGAAACTTCTTCCTGCAGAAAAGAGATGCTCTACCATTGAAAAGTAATgctggcccttgtgtggggtatctcaaaACTTATGTTTTATCTACTAGCTAAAGAATTCATTTTGGAAACAGATCATAAAccttttatatacactgagaccttGAAAgcaaccaacagtcgcctcttgaggtggacattggctctccaAGCTTTCAAGTTTCATatagtgtatatcaatggttcatccaattatttctctaacTGGTTAAgctgtgacagtcagtagaatatTGGTAAATTACATGATCTTTCTTTATAATTTTTTTCCTAGCTATTCCTCTTATATTCTGTAAGTCTTTGTATGGGTTAGATTGAGGGAAAAATTTATGGGATAGTAAGGGGAGTAGTGtgaatgaatggtggtggtagtttgttggtCAGTATGCTTGTTGTTATGGGGGTACATTATTCCCACTACCCACCTTTTTCACTCGGTGGTAGGTGACGAGTGTTTCTCTCACCGGTTGTCAGTCACTAGACTTGTGGCTTCCATGATATCTCTAAGTATTCGTTCCACtcatatttaaattattatttgtttGGGTTAAGTTAGTTTTAATAAGATCTTCATGCTTGTTTAGGTTTTTATGCTGCAAATTCTTCCTGTTCTGATTTGGGTTTATGTAGTGTAACATCATTTAATCCcaaccatttcttttaaaggctgTACACCTATCATGTGAGTGATTTCTCTATTGGTGTGTAACTTTGCATTTCTTAATTTTAACATTTAATGTTGGCTTGGGTCATTCAACAGAGGCGAGATAAGAGAGGCAACATAGAACTTGAAAAGATCTGACAGTCAGACATCTCTACCTACACTGGTGCTCCTTCCACTCATAACCAACACCCAACCAGCTACACACAATTCTAGCAGGTGTCCCCCAGttttaactccaacaacattacaTGGTTCTCTACTGGTAACTCAACTGcttcacaagtgttgtggtggtcagaggatccCAGTACTTCTGTTCCTCAGAGTCTCTACTTATGTTGGTCTCACTGTCTACTCAAGTGTGTCAACAGTCAAAGCCACCTATGACCCCTGCCACCAAAGTCATCAACAATGGCTCAGCATTCCAAACCACGATTCAGAGCTATGTGCCCAGATCTTTGGCATGGCACCATTCTTAActacatacagtagggccccacttatatggctggttaggttccaggctaccgccgtaaagcggaaaccgccgtaaagtggaacaccctttttttccacttacaaatgcatacaaacactagataacaagtttacactaacatatattaagttagcaatagaaccaggcatcaaaaaacaataaaaaagtacaatgcacacatagtgcactcattatttaccttaaaatatttatagtcttaatctagggtgagacaagtagtatttattgtaagaaatcaagtgtggtatgtatggtagtcagccaggctaccataccaggccaccccacccacacatactattctatgatatttaagcatcccagagcgataaaatgtatatacagttcactcattacttaccttaaaatatagggtgagatgagtagtatttattgtaaaaaatcaagtgtggtatgtatggtagtcagccgggctaccataccaggccaacccacctacacataatattctattacatttaagcatcccagagcgataaaatgtatatacagttcactcattacttaccttaaaatatttgtagtcttaatgcagggtcaggagtaagtaaatgagataaaacgaataaatgagagagagaaagaatgagtacatgagaggggacaggcgcagagttatgtaaacaaaccaggcaaaggtaagttttgtaaacaaagtgtacacgtctggtttgtgtacaagttacattgtgtacaggttgtctctacattgatacggtagaataaataaagaagaacactcccattctcatgtaacatcattttgagaagaaatgatgctctgagtgaaggcaatggaaataagtcactctgactttttttgggttatcctaggttctctacacatatgttgttatgtatgataatctatgtaactgtatttgtgtatacctgaataaacttacttacatacatacgaaaggaataattttctacagttacccccagtaacacattttctcttatgttagattagagaaaatgttattcttggcatcacttgtacaagttatctggctaccacatctcatatttatgtttatttattctattgtagggtgtatttatcatctttttatgttatgtatcgtgtttattatataattttgaaaaaaatatcatagatggattaatgaaaatgtgtatattaacgtaatatacaacatttaatgagactcggtgattattattattattatttctaatatggcgtcacttgtgcaagtcgtctgctaccacatctcatatttatgtttatttattctattgtggggtgtatttatcatctttttatgttatgcatcgcgtttattatataattttgaaaaaatatcatagatggattaatgaaaatgtgtatttaacgtaatatacgacatttaaatgagactcgatgattattattatcattactaatatgacgtctggagacataagacactcttactgattttaatgtgtacctgcatgccagcacagtgtgtaagtttatttaagtacaggtatacataagtataattatcagagtatatataaaatatgaaataacttttaaaaacatttgaaattttggagtttccagacaaaatggagagacttagtgcttactgagctcacgaagaatgtaaacaaacaggatAGGGCGccgtgactgtattagaaagtcaggtggggggagccgtatagcgagttttggtcataatttgaaatgaccatattagcggaacgccgtaaagtgaaacgccacaaagcggggccctgctgtattgtgtacatattagctttgagtcactgattttttatatatttcatttttcatttctttgcTTCAAGTTGAATTGATTTCATGTGTAAGTGTTTAATATTCACTATTTTTTATAATAAAATTGTTTATTTTATGTTATCATTGAACCTCCacaaggaaggcagggtaggggtcagcctaggaaaagttggagggaaggagtaaaggagattttgtgtgcaaggggcttagacttccagcaagcatgcatgagtgtggtagacaggagtgaatggagataaatggttctATCTTAGGACGtgatgtgctggtggagtgtaagcaaggtaatatttatgaatggactcacgaaattgtaatgacatgattgcaaacagaccataccatggatggggttagaacccgtaaTCAGAgagccataaaactccagaccaacatgctagccactgggctagctggctacaataagattcaatcGTCTAGCTATGTTTATACGACATACGAAGGTTAGCACAGAAAccaatgtgaccacaaatgtaactttttacagacaaatctcccacCAGCATGGCTGcaatgaactctagctcaagtccctgcAAACCTGTcatcatgactcatgaaatcgtaatggcaaGATTgcgaacaaaccataccacgggcagggagagaacccgcaatcagagagtcataaaactccagaccgatgcacgagccactgggccaactggctataataagattcatctaactaggtatatttaaacaccataggaagattagcataggcaccactgtgagtcATGATGATGGCTTTGAGCTAGAGTTAGTCACAGCCACGTTGGTGGGAGATTCGTCTGCAAAAACTTTCATTTgtcgtcacagtggtgcctatgctaaccttcctatgatgtataaaatgcctagttggacgaatcttattgtagccagctggcccagtggctagtgcATTGGTCTGgcattttatgactctctgatcataggttctatccctgcctgtggtatggtttatgaatggattcagggaaaccagaaggccagacttgaatcctggagatgggaagcacagtacatgcactctgaaggaagggtgttaatgttgcagttttacaacTCTAGTgttggcacacctctggcaagacagtgatggagtgaatgatgatgaaggtttTTCTTTTACAGGCCACCATAccatggtgggaaacagccattgagttaataataaaaaaaatttatattctCATGTGTATATAACTAAAATAATCCTGATACATTGAATACTAACAtgttttatctcctgtatgtactcacatatgtttcacaagactgcctttttgattaaaacatttcagacactcttaACATTGAAATGTTTTATCTCCTGTGTGTACtcgcatatgtgtcacaagactgccttttcgagtaaaacatttcagacactctgaacactgaaatggtttatctcctgtgtgtactcgcatgtgtgtcacaagactgcctttttgagtaaaacatttcagacactctgaacactgaaatgtttTATCTCCTGTGTGTATttgcatatgtgtcacaagattgtctttttgagtaaaacatttcagacactcagaacactgaaatggtttatctcctgtgtgtacttgcatatgtgtcacaagactgcctttttgagtaaaacatttcagacactctgaacactgaaatggttttaTTCCTGTGTGTATttgcatatgtgtcacaagatggTCTTTTtgagtaaaacatttcagacactcagaacactgAAATGGCTTATCTCTTGTGTGTACTCGCATATGTTTCACAAGATTGCCTTTTTCAGTAAAACATTtatgacactctgaacactgaaatggtttatctcctgtatgtactcgcatatgtgtcacaagacttCCTTTCTGAGAAAAATacttcagacactctgaacactgaaatgtttTATTTCCAGTATGTACtcgcatatgtgtcacaagactgcctTTTTGAGAAAAACATTTCAggcactctgaacactgaaatgtttTTTTTCCTGTGTGTATttgcatatgtgtcacaagactgcttttttgagtaaaacatttca is a window from the Cherax quadricarinatus isolate ZL_2023a chromosome 100, ASM3850222v1, whole genome shotgun sequence genome containing:
- the LOC138851115 gene encoding zinc finger protein 84-like: MKFLLLKNMEKHKGNKPYQCPECLKCFTEKGSLVKHMRVHTGDKPFHCSECLKCFTEKGNLMKHMRVHTGDKPFHCSECLKCFTQKGSLVTHMRVHTGDKPFQCSKCLKCFIEKGSLVKHMRVHTRDKPFQCSECLKCFTQKSSLVTHMQIHTGKKTFQCSECLKCFSQKGSLVTHMRVHTGNKTFQCSECLKYFSQKGSLVTHMRVHTGDKPFQCSECHKCFTEKGNLVKHMRVHTRDKPFQCSECLKCFTQKDHLVTHMQIHTGIKPFQCSECLKCFTQKGSLVTHMQVHTGDKPFQCSECLKCFTQKDNLVTHMQIHTGDKTFQCSECLKCFTQKGSLVTHMRVHTGDKPFQCSECLKCFTRKGSLVTHMRVHTGDKTFQC